The Lolium perenne isolate Kyuss_39 chromosome 6, Kyuss_2.0, whole genome shotgun sequence genome segment acaatatcatcaaagtaccaattacggacactaggcactatgccctaacaatcttatgctattacatgaccaatctcatccaatccctaccatccccttcggcctacagcgggggaattactcactcatggatgggggaagcatggctggttgatggagaggcgttggcggtgatgatggcgatgatctcctccaattccccgtctcggcggagtgccagaacggagacttctggctcccgcgacgaagtttcgcgatgtggcggcgttctggaggctttctggcgatttcgacttctccccgtgcgtttttaggtcgaaggcaatttatagtccgaaggagggcgtcggaggccggccgagggggccacaccatagggccgcgcggccccccctaggccgcgccgccttatggtgtggggccctcgggcctccaccttacttgtccttctggctccgtcagtattctgggaaaatagggccttctgcataaattccgaggattttcccgaaagttggatttctgcacaaaaacgagacaccagaacagttctgctgaaaacagcgttagtccgtgttagttgtatccaaaatacacaaattagaggcaaaacaatagcaaaagtgttcgggaaagtagatacattttggacgtatcagtcgtctaatgtcttgcaagcatatgaataagttcataagagaccacataccacggtacgagtaaagagtacttgtcaggagacgaggttgaacaaggtatagagtgataccgatgatcaaacctcggacaagtaaaatatcgcgtgacaaagggaattggtatcgtatgtgaatggttcattcgatcactaaagtcatcgttgaatatgtgggagccattatggatctccagatcccgctattggttattggtcggagtgagtactcaaccatgtccgcatagttcgcgaaccgtagggtgacacacttaaggttggatgttgaaatggtagaacttgaatatggaatggagttcgaatatttgttcggagtcccggatgagatcccggacatcacgaggagttccggaatggtccggagaataagattcatatataggaaatcattttataagatttaaaatgatccggaagtttctacggaaggttctagaaggttttagaaaagtccggaagaaaccactttggaaggcggagtcccaaagggactccaccaccatggccggccaaccctaaggggggaggagtcccaagtggactcccctaagggggccggccaccccctcccaaggaagggtgggaatcccacctctagtgggagtcctagcttgggtaggtttcatgtgatatggaaggttttggtttggggtcttattcgaagacttgtagaccaactcttgggtgttccacctatataatgagggccaaggggagggggccggccaccccaacaccacaaggtggccgcacccctagagtggccggcgcccccctctccccaaaccctagccgcccagctcctccttctctcccgcacgcttagcgaagctccgccggagttctccaccaccaccgccatcacgccgtcgtgctgctggattcaagaggagctactacttccgctgcccgctggaacggggaggtggacgtcgtcttcatcaacaaccgaacgtgtgaccgagtacggaggtgctgcccgttcgtggcgccgtgatcaagatcttctacgcgcttttgcaagcggcaagtgaacgtctaccgcaacaacaagagcctcatcttgtaggctttggaatctcttcaagggtgagactcgataatcccctcgttgctaccgtcttctagattgcatcttggcttggattgcgtgttcgcggtaggaaattttttgttttctatgcaacgtatccctacaggaGAGACAGTCATAGCGCCTGAGGATGAACCTCACGTGCAGCTTGCGGATGGTGATATCCCTGCTTCTCCCAAACATGATGTTTTCAGTGACATCAGCCACAACGCCATTGATGCGGACCACATCACGAAGAGTGAAATCACTGGATTCATCTATGTGGCGTGCAATGGAAGCAATATCTATGTCAAATCGTGAGAACATGGTCGGGAGCTTGAGCGTTCGCTTGGATAGGATGCATGTCCTTATCGCGTCAAGGGTCTCCACCCTCTCCAGTATGTTGAGCAAGAGGTCATTGGGCAGCTTGCTGATCATGTCGCTGTTCCCCGTAGCAGTGGCGGCTTCGTTGCAAGCTGATCTCTGCATTGCATTTAGCGGGGTGGAAGCGACAAACTCATTGTCTGAGGATGATACTTAGGTGAGGTGAGGGACAGAAGAGCGGGAACAAAAGAAGCAGCACTTACATTGCGTCTGCGGCGACCATTCTTCATGGCTGATTGGATAAACAACTCCTGGCCGGGCTTATTGGTGTGATGTTGCTGCTTCCTGCGAATAAGATAGAACGAGAACTCCTTCACCGGAAGCAGAGAAGAAAACCTCATATTCGGAGTAATGATTCTTGAAGTTAACCAAAAGGAACCGTTGCTTTACCGGTGACGGGAAGCGCCGGCAAAGCGTGGCAGGACACGGCGGCGAAGAGGAGCAGGATGGTGCGGTTGGGCGATAGGCGGCGGCGCGGATGGACCGACAGCGGGAGGGGGCGGCGGAGGTGGACCGGAGGTGGGGCTGCTCGATCGGTCCTCGGAGATTCATGCGAAGACGGAGGATGCGACGTGCTACAATCAGGCAAGAAGCTTCACGTTGGAGTTGTTTTTTCTCTCTTATTTAATTACggagtatatatatacattgtttATTACTGTACGTTTTTTATGGTTCATTATTTCGTTTATTTATGTGAGAACCTGTTCGATTTCGATTCAAAACAGGGCACAACCGCAAGAGCATCTCAACCGGTAGTCCAATCTCTACTACTCCCACCTCTCATCAAACTTATCtaaaatttgtctaaatttagatgtatctagatactaaATAGCATCTAGATGCATCTGAATTCTAATAGACCTGAAATATTATTAAAAAATTGCAAGATAGTACGCTGTTTATTTTTATAGCAAAAATTCCACGATTTGACGCACAATAATTTATTTATAGAAATATTGATTAAGTGACCATTATTCTTTTCAAGTGCACAAAATGGCATACATAGAGGTATTGGAGAGTTAGAGTGGCATATGTCCAAAtccagtttttgtaatggcatttcTCCAAGTGGTGAAAATTGGAGAGGCATAGATCCAATTAACCCTTTCCCAAAAGGCTCAAAAGAAAATTAGGCGGATCCTCATGCAAAACTATTGACTGAGGTCCCTCTGCATTACAAGCCAAAGTATGAGCTACAATATTGCTTTTCCTAGGGCAATGATCAAATTTAACATGAGTAAAATTACGAGCTAGAAAAGAGCAACCCTCATAGACGGTGGGTGCATTGTTTTACCTCAATCCTATTGCATCCAAGTTGTCCCGCAAGGAGGATACCATCTCGAAGGGCAATGGCTTCAGCCATGGCTTCATCTGCGACATGCAATATACCACGACAGCTAACTGCAACGAACATACCACCATCATCCCTAATGACAGCACCCGTAGCTCCCGTATAATTTTCTGCAGAGATCGCGGCATCGTTGTTTAGTTTGACAAACTCATCCGCCGGCTTGCCAACCATAGAGTTTGATACCTATGTTCCTTTTGGTAGCTCTGTAGTAATTCAAGGAAAGTGCACAGTCGATTGGCTGCTCCTGGCCGGTTTCTGAACTTGTTCATCTCGAGAGATTTTTCTCTTCTTCCACCATGTATACCAACAGATTGAAACAACCAATTCGTTGAGCCTAAATCGGTCACTATCCCATGCATAGAATCACTCTTTCGCAAGATGGATTCAAGAACTGCAGTATCGTCCATGCATGCCTCCTCAATTACTCATTGAATCCCTAGGTTTTCCCAAATCTCGACAGCTCTTGGACATTCAAATAAAGTGTGTTTTGTAGTTTCACACCCTACTTTACATACCGGACATAGACTAGAGGTAATTATTTGTCTATTTGCCAAGATACAATAGCAGGGCAGAGTCCCGTGTAACATTCCCCATGCAAATACTTTTATCTTTGCTGAAACCTTTAGTTTCCAAACCTGCGTTCAAACTGGATTGATATCAGATACACCTAGGGCACTTGTTCTAATTAATTTTCTTCCATGTTGGTGATCCCATTCAACATAGTATACATATCGAACAGTAAAAATGCCATTTTTGTATGATTCCATGAAGTAAAGTCCTCCATCATCCCCACTGCCAAGGGGATCTTTAGTATCCTAGTCACATCTGCCAAATAGAATAAGGATCTCAACATTGTTTCATCCTAGCATCTATTTATGGggtcaatgagttcagacactggTGTAGACTATGTGCCTCTTGGAGTAATAATCTTCCTCGATGGGCTACTTGGAACCTATCGGTCATTCCATATGTCAATATTTTCTCCGCTACCCACACGCCATATGTACCCTTTCCTGAAAGTTTGAATAGGCGCCCAAATACTCTAccaagtatatgatgatcactTTTTAAATTCTGCATTGAGTAGATCTCATGTTGGAAAATAGTTTGCCCTCAACACTTGAGCACAAAGGGACTCTGGCTCACACAATAGAAGCCAACACTGCCTTGCTAGCATTGGCAAGTTGAAACAATGTAAATTTCTAAAACCCATTCCATCCTTCTTCTTTGGTACACATATTTTCCACTAAGCAAATCAATGCATGTTTTGGAACATCGTCATCTCCCTACCAGTAACGGGTCATAGCATATATGATCCCTCTTATTGTCTGTTTGGGGAGCTTGAGCATGGGCATTGCATACGCCGGGATGGCTTGGGCCTCCGCCTTCAACAGTACCGCTTTCCCACCATATGATAGAAACTTTTCCTTGTACTACGATATACCAAATATGAACTCAAATGGATAAATGCTAAACTACGAAGTTGTGTGTATAATTTATTATGGGCTAGTAAAGGATAGAAAGTATTCCTAAAAAGGTTCTAGAGCTGTCTAAAAGTCAATCAAAGTCTAGATTGCACCTCGCGATTCATGGGCCGCTTCCAACAATTGGGTGGCCCATTGGGTTTCTTCCATCTCCACAGCAAAAAAAGGCCATCGCCGCACCTTCACTCCACTCCACTCCCCACTCCCGTCTTCTCGCCGGCATGGCCGCCGCCGTCCTGCACGTGCTGCGGTGGTTCCCCGGAGGCGAGTCCATCGCCAGGGCCAAGCACTCCTTCCTCTCCTGCTCCGACGCCGACGGCGGTTACGAGGACCGCATCAGCGCCCTCCAcgaccacctcctccaccacatcctctCCCGCCTCCCCGCCAAGGACGCCGCCCGCACCGCCGCGCTCGCCTCCCGCTGGCGCCACCTATGGCGCTCCACGCCGCTCGTCTTCCACGACCACCACCTCCTCCCGTCCCGCGACCGCGCCCacgtcgccgccgtcgcccgcgTCCTCGCCGCCCACCCGGGCCCCTTCCGCACCGTCAGTATCGGCTACTGCGACTTCGCCTGCCACGACCGCGAGCTCGCCGAGTGGCCGCGCCTCCTCGCCGCCAAGGGCGTCCAGGACCTCGCCCTCGTCAACATGCCCGCCGACTTCGACCGCCTCCCTGCCGTCCCGGCCGACGTCCTCCGCTGCGACAccttccgccgcctcctcctgggCTTCTGGAAGTTCCCCGACGCTGGCGCCCATCTACCCGCTGGTGGCGCGGACGGGTTCCCGCACCTCTGGGAGCTCATCATGTTCGGCAACGAGATGCCCGGCGGCCGTGACCTCGACCACCTGCTCGCCCGCTGCCCCGTTCTTCACACCTTCGCCGTCTCTCTCAGCAAGATGTTCCAGCGCGTCCACCTCCGCAACCAGAGCTTCAGGTGCGTGCTCCTCTGGCATTGCTTCGTGGAGGAGGTCGCCGTCATGGACTCCCCGCTCCTGGAGCGCCTCATTCTGTGGGAAATCGTTGTTGGCCAAGACTTCTCGGTGGCTGTCAGGGTAAAGATTGCTGCTGGCGTGCCCAAGCTGCAGGTGCTCGGCTACCTGGAGCCAAGACTTCACCAGCTGCAGATTGGGGACATTGTCATCAAGGTACTACCTTTTCAATGCATCTCACTTACTTTCAAGTTTCAGTAACCAGCCTATTCATTATGCGTTATGCAATGCACATGATTCTCTCCCTCCCCATGCTGCGCATCAGCAAGAAATGCAAGATATTGAGTGTCATCAACGAAGTAACATCTCTGCTTCACTTGGTGCAGCCTGACACCATGGCGAGCCCCAGCACCATGGTTCCAAGCGTCAAGATACTGGCCTTGAAGGTGAACTTTGGTGTCTTGAAGGAGGTCAAGATGCTGGCCAGCATCCTCAGATGCTTTCCCAATGTTGACACCCTGCACATCGAGGTAACATTCTGCACATTTGTTCAGTCAGTCATTTCACATTTATATTTTCAGTCAGATGATGAACAAAACTACTCTTCACTGCTATGATTTTTGCAGTCTCTCATTGGTGCCGATGGACCCACTGGAAAGCACAATGCCAAGTTCTGGCGAGGTCTCTGTCTTCCCATCAAATGTGTTACATCGCGAGTCAAGAAGATGTTCATCCATGAATTCCATGGGCACCGGAGCGAGATTGAATTCCTCAAGTTCGCTGCAAGGAGTGCAGAGAAGCTGGGGGCTTTGCTCGTCGGTGTCACCGAGGAGATACAAGCTTCAGCGCGTAAGTTGAGTGAGGCGACGGCCAAAGTGGCGGCTGTATCACGAACATGGGCCTGCGGCGAGTGTATCGTTCTGGTGTTGGGGCCTAGAGTGGACAACATTTGGAGCTTTCGCAAAGCATCTGATCTCTCTGTCAAGGACCCTTTCCACTGACGTGCACACTTGAAGCTCGGTACAATGTATGTACTCTTCTAGGCGCTGGACACTCCTTCACTTTGTAGGCTCTTAACAGAGGGCTAATTCAGGTAGCTTGAGTAGCTGCAAGTGTTGAATTTATGAGCAAGAACTAATTGCTTTATTGTGTCATCTGCTGTGTGCGATTGACATGGATCTGTGTCTGGTGCTGCCATCTCATTGCTCTGCGCTATATTGCTCCTTCTATTTATCCGTTCCATTCAATACTAGGTGCACTTCCAGTTTTCATCATTGCTGCAAAGTAATAGATGTGAATACCATGTCTTGACTCTTGACTATTTTCTGCAGTGTTTGGGTACGAGTAGCAACACATTTATTGGATTGCACAAAGCTCCCAGTCCCTAGTTCGTGTTTATTTATGCTCCTTTTGTACTAAGCTCAGTACCAAACTTATGTTCTGACTGTAACAACTGTAACCCGTTTCATGTGGATATATTGCCATTGCTGAATTGCTGCAACTCCTGTCTTTTCCGATTTGAGGATTTTGCGCTGTTAGGGTTGCTCCAGTTCAAGGAGTGAGATCGCTAGATGAATACACCACTGTCCGAGCCATGGTGAACTGTACGGCTATAACCAGATTTTGTGCAATTGTGTCGAGCTACTAGGGTGTCAAGCTGGGTGGGATGCTGGACGCTTTAATTTTGCTTTAAATCTGTACCTTCTTTTGCAGTATTTCTAGTTCTGCGGACGAAACACCGGCGCCGCTTGCAGCCCTACGAGCTACTAAGGTTCTAGGGATATCTAAATGGAAATGCTTTAAAATGGAATTGGATATTAAGTTGTAGTGTCAGGGCATTGACTAGGGCTAGATTTAGGAGCATGGCTACTGAAATAAGTTGCTTTTTTAGGGGATACTGATATAAGTTGCTGGGCATGAATGTTGGGAATCTGAAGACTCTGGCCCAGTGGCCCGGCTAGCCTTTTCTATGTCTTGATCATTAGATGTAAAATCTTGACACTTATTATGAATTGGAGGGATACTTTTTCTCCTACGTGATCAGATAAAGACAACGGGTTGATGCTCAAAATAAAAAGATAAAGATTAACATAACGGAATCTGTCTAGTTCTTCTAATGATAAACACAACAGGGCACATAAAATGTTTTATCGAGCCTTCGACCAGAGCATATTGAATTATTGACCATGCCACACTGATCGAAGTTATTTAATATATTAATATTAAAATTTCACCATCTCCACAGTACATATTGTGATGGCACTAACTCTTCAAGTTATCTACTAATGATTTATAGCAGGATACTTGAGTGGCGACCCTGCTAACGGGCTTGACTCACAACAACATTCTACATCTTGGAGCGACTCCGACTAGATCGAGTGACCAGTGCCACTGTGAAGTCGAAGCTAGGTTTTGCGGGGCGGCATGTCATCAACGATGCCTTGCGTGCGGATGCACCGGTGCGTCGATCTCCAGCGTCGACATCTAGCGGTAGCGGTTGCAGCATCGCTGCTGGTCGCTTGCAGCTTCGGCGCCCCCATGGAAGCTCTCATGGAAGGCATTTGAAGCACCGACGGTACTTGATTGCAGCTCCGGCGCCCGCCCATTGCATCTCCAACGGAAGGCATTTGCAGCACCGACGATGGTAGATTTCAGCTCAGGTGGCGGGGCTTGTAGGTCGGGTGGCAGGCCATTTGCAACACCGACAATAGGGGTTGAAGCTCTAGCTTGTGCCTTTTGCAGCTTCGGCAGCGGGCAGCTCGATCGACGGTGGTTTGCAGCTCGGGCGGTGGACATCGGGGGTTCTGACAGTGCCCACTATGAACGTGTGGCACATGAAAGCCGGGCGATTTAACCAGATCCCACGACGCTTGATCCGAAGGCTGCGAGCGGCGCTGCCTCCGGAGGAAATAAGTCATTTTCCTATTTCAAACCAAGTCAAAGTTCACAGTGGTAATCTGAACCCTGGACAAATCCATGCTGATATTGGACTTTTCTCTATTTAGGACGTGTTTGAATCCAAGAGGGTAAAATAAGAGTCGACCATGTGGAAAAGGCCCTCTCCCTGATTCTTCCACGTCGCACTAGCACGAATCTTGGAGCAGCCCCGTGTACCACATCAACCTCAACCTTCTCAGACCCACTCCGCCGCCGCGTTCTGACCCCTGCACCTCTCCGGCTCACTCCGCCGGTCTCTTCCGCCGCCCACCTCTACTACCGCCTGCTTCCCATCCGCGCCACCGCATCCTTCCCCGCTTCGCCGCCCCGCGGCCACGTCCCGTCCATTGCCGCCTATTCCCCACTCCGCCGCCCCTCCTGCCCCACTGGCCACTGCCCCGCCGCCTTGTCGCACAGCCGCGTGGAACGCTGGCAGCTCCTCACCTACACAACCTCCGACTCAGCGGTAAGCACAGATTCCCCATGCCTAATTTCAAGAGAATCGTTACTCTGAATTCTGAATATGAGGTGTCTTATCTGCTTTACCTGATGCAATTATTCTTGTTTCTTGTTGTCAAATAATAACTCGGCGTCCCTGATGCAGCTATTCTTGTTTCTTGTTGTCAAATAATAACCCGGCGTCCCTGATGCAGTGCTGATCAGATCAGCCATGAAGAACAAGAACGGTCGCCGCAGACGCAGTGTAAGTATTTGCTTCTTTTGTTCCTGATGTCTATCCTTCTCGAAAGATTCATCCTCAAGTGGAGTGTCACTTATTCTTTGTTCCTGCTAACTGCCATGCAGAAACCAGCTAGCAACGAAACCGCCGCTGCCACTCCGAGCACCGTAGACTGGCTCAGCAAGCTGCCCGATGACCTTCTGCTCAATATTCTGGAGAGGGTCGACACGCTCGACGCAATAAGGACCTGCATCCTCTCCAAGCGGCTGCTGAAGCTCCCCACCATGCTCTCACACCTGTTCATAAGCGTCAGTTCCATCTCGTGTCACCACAACCCAGCCCTTGAATTCGGCATCCGCGACGTGCTCCGGATCAGCCACGCCGTGGCTAGTGTAACGGATAACATCTTGAGCAGGAGGACCCCAGCAATCACCGTCAGTAAACTCATAATCAGATTTGTCTTGACGGATCATGACTCTGTCTGCATTGCCAAGTCTGTTGCCCGTGCCATGGCAACCCAGAAAGTTGAAAAGGCTGAGTTTCAGATAGTAACCGAGAAGGCTTATGCCGATTGCCATCCTGACGATCTCCTCCACTTTGCGAGCCACTTCAATGCTTTTCTTGGCGCTTGTCCGGACGCATTTGCTGGCCTCACCCGCCTTTGGCTGCGCAATCTGAGGTTTGGTGAACTGGACATCCCCAACATCCTCAGCACTTGCAAGCGCTTGGAGTCCTTGTGTTTAACAAACTGCGACTCAGGGATCTATTCAGTGGTGCAGATAGAACATGATCAGCTTGTTGAGCTCGTGGTTCACTCTGGGAAATTTGAGAGGATTGAGCTGACATTTGTGCCAAAACTCCAGCGGGTGAGCTATTATAATTGGTTCTCTTGTGAGGATCCTCTGTCTTTCGGCTTTGTGCCGCGGCTTTCAAAGCTAAGCCTCGCGAAAGATGGGACTCGTTTGCGCAAGAAGACTCTCGAGCTAAGCCAGCTCCTCACCAATGTTCCTTCTATTACTGCTCTGCATCTGGATTTCCAAAGTGAAAAGGTACTCACTGTAATCATCTGTCTTGTTTCCACCCTATGATTGTTATAGAACTATATTAACTTAAGCAAGTCTTTTCTGACACTCCAGTCCAGAGTGTAATTTGTTTGTAGCCTGCTATCAACTTTTGGTTTGATGTAACAATAGTAACTCGTATTGGTCTTCTCTGCCAGTTGAGAATGTAATTTACTTGCAACTTGCACTCATTTTTTTTATATCGTTTCTTGTATCGCAGGTTTGGGTTCTACCAGAATGCCCGAAACTGCTCACTCCTGTCCTCAGAAAACTACAGCAAGTGAATCTGGTAAATCTTCCTGAAGGCTGTGATTTtgcttggacaatgtttattcttGAAGCTGCACCTTCCTTAGAAGAGCTGTGCATCACAGTATGGGATCATTCCTGCGACATGGTGACAGACAAACACTGCGAAAATGCAGAAGTGGAGTGGAAGCCCTATGCCCCTGATTTCAAGCACAAGAATCTAGCTAAGCTCGCGATCTATGGCTTCCAACCCGACAACAACTTCATGCGATACATCAGGCGTGTCAAGGAAGTCGCGGTTAACATGGTAGAGATATCTCTGCACGACGGGAAGGTGTGTGAGCTTTGCGGTGGCTTGGATCGCAAGATCAATGCTTGTCCTTCAAGGTACCCACAGACCGCTGAGGAGAGGAAGCGGACAACCGAGGAGCTGGGTTTGGCTTCGCCATCTGTGGTTCACTTCCGGCTCTAATTGAAGAAGAGAACATGTAGTCTGGAGAGCATGTGTCCTGTCATCTTTTTAGTTTCGGGGAGTTCATCAACTTCATATCTCAGTAAAGCATATATGTCCAGTAATCTTTTTAGTTTCAAGGGGAGGTCAGAACTCCATAAGTCAGTAACTATTGTGTCTGTACTCTAGGTTTCCCTTTTGTTGAACTTGTTCTATTGCCTACTAGATAAAATAATTATCTGAATATTCTGATATTTGTGATATTTCCTATAGGATAATTATTTAGAGAAATTAGATGTCAAAACCAAATGCTTGATCAGTGGAAGTTGGCTTGTCAACTTCATATTTATTGCAGTGATTTGTGGCCTGAaaaaatgttcatgatcaggtatTTGTTTTTACATGTAGTAACAGATTTTGTGGTATAGCGATTCCATTGCGCACCGTGGTAATATTTAATATCTGCATACACTTTCTGAAGGTGCTGTGGCTGAAACCTTTCAACGGATATGCTGGTCCACACGAGCATGATATGCTGGATCTAATACTTGAATATTTTTTGACAGAATGCTGATCATTTGTTCTTGCTCaagcactttttctttttcttttcaaaTGAACCATATTGATCGGCCCGGTTTGGTTCAGTTCCGAGTTCAGACCCTGTTAATCCTGGCCGTCCAGGTAGCATCGACCTCTGCAGTATAATAGTCTGAAAGAAGACGGTCGGTTCAGTTTAGTTCAGACACTGCCTGCTCCCATTGCTCTCCGGATCTCGAGCTCGATTAGTCTGACCAAGCAAAATCTCctgttgtccagctgctcctcaacCCACCCACCACACCTGGAGACCAGAGCTTTGACCACATGTATTTGCGCCGACAGCAGCCACCTAATCACCTGTCTCATCGCCGCGTCCTCCGTGAAACCACTGACCCAAGTACACATCCAGCTGAATTACAAAGAAAAAAACAAGTACAAGCCAGCTACACAACACTTTCTTTACTCTGTCCAACCACGATATCCAACGACAATATATTTGTTCCACTCCATCTCTGAAAGTATGGccgcaagattgaggaaaacgagAGGTGCATTAAGTAGCTGATTAACGCCTGCTCATGTGATTAAAGAAGATTCATTCACAGGTTGCCTGATCGGCAGATGGGAGCCCTCCAACAAACACAAGATCTCACAGGCCAACCAACTAAAACCGACACACCTTAATTGAGTAGAAAATTAAGTAAAATGCAGTTCAGATCATATGTTTCACCATTATACAAAGATATGTAGTGAATGCTTTTATAAAAAAAAGATTTGTAGCGAATGCTTAAGCTACAATTCCAGCTTTGCCACAACAACGACTGTCCATGCAAGAAAGCATTTCATAACCAGCTAAATTaccaagaaaaggaaaaaaagacaAGACCAAAAGAGAGAGGTGCCTTGAGCAGTGATTAACACCTGCTCATGTAATTAAGGAATACTATTCAACAACCACAAGATATGGCAGGACAACCTAAAACCGATACACCTTAAGCACTTCAGGGGGGAAGACAAATATAAACAAATAACATTTCGGCATTTTTAGAACCTATGTAAATATGATACAAAGATATGTAGTAAATGCTCA includes the following:
- the LOC127326767 gene encoding F-box/FBD/LRR-repeat protein At1g13570, whose translation is MAAAVLHVLRWFPGGESIARAKHSFLSCSDADGGYEDRISALHDHLLHHILSRLPAKDAARTAALASRWRHLWRSTPLVFHDHHLLPSRDRAHVAAVARVLAAHPGPFRTVSIGYCDFACHDRELAEWPRLLAAKGVQDLALVNMPADFDRLPAVPADVLRCDTFRRLLLGFWKFPDAGAHLPAGGADGFPHLWELIMFGNEMPGGRDLDHLLARCPVLHTFAVSLSKMFQRVHLRNQSFRCVLLWHCFVEEVAVMDSPLLERLILWEIVVGQDFSVAVRVKIAAGVPKLQVLGYLEPRLHQLQIGDIVIKPDTMASPSTMVPSVKILALKVNFGVLKEVKMLASILRCFPNVDTLHIESLIGADGPTGKHNAKFWRGLCLPIKCVTSRVKKMFIHEFHGHRSEIEFLKFAARSAEKLGALLVGVTEEIQASARKLSEATAKVAAVSRTWACGECIVLVLGPRVDNIWSFRKASDLSVKDPFH
- the LOC127326699 gene encoding uncharacterized protein; the protein is MKNKNGRRRRSKPASNETAAATPSTVDWLSKLPDDLLLNILERVDTLDAIRTCILSKRLLKLPTMLSHLFISVSSISCHHNPALEFGIRDVLRISHAVASVTDNILSRRTPAITVSKLIIRFVLTDHDSVCIAKSVARAMATQKVEKAEFQIVTEKAYADCHPDDLLHFASHFNAFLGACPDAFAGLTRLWLRNLRFGELDIPNILSTCKRLESLCLTNCDSGIYSVVQIEHDQLVELVVHSGKFERIELTFVPKLQRVSYYNWFSCEDPLSFGFVPRLSKLSLAKDGTRLRKKTLELSQLLTNVPSITALHLDFQSEKVWVLPECPKLLTPVLRKLQQVNLVNLPEGCDFAWTMFILEAAPSLEELCITVWDHSCDMVTDKHCENAEVEWKPYAPDFKHKNLAKLAIYGFQPDNNFMRYIRRVKEVAVNMVEISLHDGKVCELCGGLDRKINACPSRYPQTAEERKRTTEELGLASPSVVHFRL